Within Anopheles nili chromosome 3, idAnoNiliSN_F5_01, whole genome shotgun sequence, the genomic segment aatcgcaaaCTAGATAGATGGTGAAGCTAGGGCGATCCAAGGCCGCAgccaatcgaatcgaattccTCCATGACCCCCTCGGGGGTTTAGCGAGCAAAAGAAGCCTTTCCTTTCGTTCCTTTACTGGGCCAAACCAACCCCATGAAGTGTCGTGTGAGCACAGTAGATTgaggaaaatatttatatgATTTTAATGAGAATCAAGATAAGGCTGCAGGGCAGAGGGGAGTTGAGAGAGCGACCACAATAAAATAATAGGCACCCAGGAAAGACAGGGAATAACATGCcgataagaaaagaaacagtTTAACTAGCTTGCTGCCTTTCGCAACCAGCGAGAGCCGCTCGAGGGGTGAATAGCGAACAGAAGCAAAAggatcgaaataaaaatagcaaaaataaatagtcACGGGAACAATGCGCCAATTAGAAAACACGGCCTGCGATCGCCGAaggagaaataataaattttatcttATCACAAACGGTTCGTGAGATGTGAACGTATCCGCACGTGCAGCGAACGAAATCGCTTACTGAAAACAGGCAGCGCGATTGCTATTGGGTTCATGGTTTTTTGTGTACGAATttaaaaacgacacaaaactACCGCCAAAGTTTTGCGAACGTTGCATACCCAAGTGGGGTCTTTTTACACGGTTGATAAGAAATTCCGACCCGTTCGGTAAAAGAGGTTCGTCGTCTGGTCGCAATCTTTCAACGGATGCGAGAGGCCGTTCCACAAAAAACGGTGTCTCCACGCGCTGCATCTCGCTTAGTTTGCCACAAGAGAATCCTCTCTTTGTCTTCCTGCACGCGATAAGAAATGGAGCGGAAGTGAGCTTTAGTTTTGTGACTGCACGAACTGCAACGCGGGAACTGCAGaaacgtagcaaaaaaaaaactgcattcgaGAAGCAGCTGTTGTGGCGTCGCATTCGCTGCATTTATCTGCTGTTTGCGttctttctttcggttttttttcgctgctatTGCTGCAGCGATAAGCCATCGACGTCGACGGGCGTGGTGTCAATGTTGACTGTCTATCTGGCCGGGTGACGAGTCGGGGCTGTGTGCATATTTGCCGTCCGATAGTTTTCGATCGCCTCACTTAAGTGCCTTAGCATGGTGATCATCTTTTCGAGGTCTTTCACGTGCGTCTTATTCAGCAGAGTTGTTATCCGTTACTAGGTGCGATAGTTCACTAACTTCAGATGACAAAAGGTTCTACAatgcactgttttttttctttactttcaGACTTGTCATCTCGTCGCAAAAGCCTCATAGTGCTCGTTTTGTCTGTGTGTGGTGAATTTGTGCtgaaaaaaagagtgaaaaatcCGCGCGTAAAAACGACCCCTTCGTCGAGTGCCCGTGTAACTGTgtaaagtgtgtgtgtgtttgtttctccCGTCGAAATCACCCTCAGTGCGTGTGAACCCGTAGCGTGACAGATCGTCCTGCGTGCGTGCCGTATTCCGCGTCtgtacgcgcgcgtgtgtgtttgatcgaGCACAACCAGCTCGCCGTTtggtttcccgtttttccattttcacccacccgtgcgtgtgcgttgtcGCGGTCGTTCACCACGCCGTTACGACAAGCGCGAAAGCCAAAATCCGTCAAACTGGCCGCCTCAATAGCAATGAATCCCCACTACCATCCGTACTCGGATCTCTCCTCACCACACTCGCCCAGTCCGGACAATGCCGGCAGCTACCCGCAGCTGACCCCGCACCATAATGGGCACGggggtggcggcggtggtggtggtggtggcggtggcggaggtCCCAACTCGATGGTCAGCCAGATGGACGGCCAGCAAGGATTCCATCAGATGAACAGCGGCAATGGCGGCGGTCCCGTCAAACACTGCGCCGGTTGTGGAGGtatgtgtgagcgtgtgtgtgtgtgtgtgtgtgtgtgtgtgtgtgtgcgtccttGTCAAGGAGCTGTTAAACCCGGCATGTAGTAATTCACGTTTTGCAATTTCCTTGACACAGGCAAAATCACGGAACGGTTCTTCCTGCACGCGCTGGACCGATATTGGCACAACTCCTGCCTGAAGTGTTCCTGCTGCGGCGCGATGCTGGCCGATATCGGGTCCAGTTGCTACACCCGCAGCGGCATGATTCTCTGCAAAGCCGATTACTCCAGGTTAGTAAACCACGCTGTGTCCAGGGGCGGGTCCCACGCGGGTGTCTAATCCGCCTGTTTTGGAAACAATGCACGCGTCTagcgaagggagaaaaaaatacaccctcTTTCCGGGGGTGGTGTACCTGCGTGAGGGGTGAGTTCAGATGTCGCCCCCATTCCCCGGGGCTCGTGTAATTCGATAGCTCGTCgttttatgcctttttttgtgtgtaccCTCTCAGCGCGTGTGTTAAGACGCGCAACTCAAGCGATCGACGCAGGGTACACAGAACGCCTTGGAAGCGAATCGAGAAGAGGACGCCAAAGTTTATTCATTACCCGCAATCGCCATT encodes:
- the LOC128725382 gene encoding LIM domain transcription factor LMO4.1, which translates into the protein MNPHYHPYSDLSSPHSPSPDNAGSYPQLTPHHNGHGGGGGGGGGGGGGGPNSMVSQMDGQQGFHQMNSGNGGGPVKHCAGCGGKITERFFLHALDRYWHNSCLKCSCCGAMLADIGSSCYTRSGMILCKADYSRLFGTGACSACHQTIPANEFVMRTTSHTTINNNLNAAANNNNQNGTANNNNNNNNNGQSVPQHHVFHLKCFQCSKCGSHLVQGDRYYMLGGSLVCEPDWHKLVKTTNNQTNPPLRKGKVGRPRRSRD